A single region of the Neomonachus schauinslandi chromosome 3, ASM220157v2, whole genome shotgun sequence genome encodes:
- the ZIC2 gene encoding zinc finger protein ZIC 2 codes for MLLDAGPQFPAIGVGSFARHHHHSAAAAAAAAAEMQDRELSLAAAQNGFVDSAAAHMGAFKLNPGAHELSPGQSSAFTSQGPGAYPGSAAAAAAAAALGPHAAHVGSYSGPPFNSTRDFLFRSRGFGDSAPGGGQHGLFGPGAGGLHHAHSDAQGHLLFPGLPEQHGPHGSQNVLNGQMRLGLPGEVFGRSEQYRQVASPRTDPYSAAQLHNQYGPMNMNMGMNMAAAAAHHHHHHHHPGAFFRYMRQQCIKQELICKWIDPEQLSNPKKSCNKTFSTMHELVTHVSVEHVGGPEQSNHVCFWEECPREGKPFKAKYKLVNHIRVHTGEKPFPCPFPGCGKVFARSENLKIHKRTHTGEKPFQCEFEGCDRRFANSSDRKKHMHVHTSDKPYLCKMCDKSYTHPSSLRKHMKVHESSPQGSESSPAASSGYESSTPPGLVSPSAEPQNSSNLSPDVQEKKVIESTFEFKQATNRWPKTKENPFKNSVK; via the exons ATGCTCCTGGACGCGGGGCCGCAGTTCCCGGCCATCGGGGTGGGCAGCTTCGCGCGCCACCATCACCACTCGGccgcggcggctgcggcggcggctGCCGAGATGCAGGACCGCGAACTGAGCCTGGCCGCGGCGCAGAACGGCTTCGTGGACTCAGCGGCCGCGCACATGGGCGCCTTCAAGCTCAACCCAGGCGCGCACGAGCTGTCCCCCGGCCAGAGCTCGGCGTTCACGTCGCAGGGCCCCGGCGCCTACCCTGGCTCTGCCGCGGCTGCCGCTGCAGCCGCCGCGCTTGGGCCCCATGCGGCGCACGTCGGCTCCTACTCCGGGCCGCCTTTCAACTCCACCCGGGACTTCCTGTTCCGCAGCCGGGGCTTCGGGGACTCGGCGCCGGGCGGCGGGCAGCACGGGCTGTTTGGGCCAGGAGCGGGCGGCCTGCACCATGCGCACTCGGACGCGCAGGGCCACCTCCTCTTCCCCGGCCTCCCGGAGCAGCACGGGCCGCACGGCTCGCAGAATGTGCTCAACGGGCAGATGCGCCTGGGGCTGCCCGGCGAGGTGTTCGGGCGCTCGGAGCAGTACCGCCAGGTGGCCAGCCCGCGGACCGACCCCTACTCGGCGGCGCAGCTCCACAACCAGTACGGTCCCATGAATATGAACATGGGTATGAACATGGCAGCGGCCGcggcccaccaccaccaccaccaccaccaccctggtGCCTTTTTCCGCTACATGCGGCAGCAGTGCATCAAACAGGAGCTCATCTGCAAGTGGATCGACCCCGAGCAGCTGAGCAACCCCAAGAAGAGCTGCAACAAAACTTTCAGCACCATGCACGAGCTGGTGACCCACGTTTCCGTGGAGCACGTCGGCGGCCCGGAGCAGAGCAACCACGTCTGCTTCTGGGAGGAGTGTCCGCGCGAGGGCAAACCCTTCAAGGCCAAATACAAACTGGTCAACCACATCCGCGTGCACACAGGCGAGAaacccttcccctgccccttcccgGGCTGCGGCAAGGTCTTCGCGCGCTCCGAGAACCTCAAGATCCACAAAAGGACCCACACAG GGGAGAAGCCCTTCCAGTGTGAGTTCGAGGGCTGCGACCGGCGCTTCGCCAACAGCAGCGACAGGAAGAAGCACATGCACGTCCACACCTCCGATAAGCCCTATCTGTGCAAGATGTGCGACAAGTCCTACACGCACCCCAGCTCACTGCGGAAACACATGAAG GTCCATGAGTCCTCCCCGCAGGGCTCTGAGTCCTCCCCGGCCGCCAGCTCGGGCTACGAGTCGTCCACGCCCCCGGGGCTGGTGTCCCCCAGCGCCGAGCCCCAGAACAGCTCTAACCTCTCCCCG GATGTTCAAGAGAAGAAGGTGATAGAGAGTACATTTGAATTTAAGCAAGCAACAAACCGTTGGCCCAAGACAAAAGAGAATCCCTTCAAGAATTCagtaaaatag